A window of Periplaneta americana isolate PAMFEO1 chromosome 9, P.americana_PAMFEO1_priV1, whole genome shotgun sequence genomic DNA:
cctcgtatcgtatctgtgaatttgcaggtgaatcagaACACTGTTTCAATAATGTAACCCTTAAAAGAACTTGAAATTTGAGCCATTTTTACATACGAGTAGATATTTATACATACTTTAAACTGGACACTGCATTATAGAGTCAATGTTCACATTTCAACTGCAGAAGCCACTGTACGTCAACAGGAAGATTTAATACAGAATCGCATATGAAATACGTAAATTAAGGAAAACAGATTATTAAATGTCATATATTTTGACGTTACAAGAAAATACTCTAAACTGTGCTACTTTCGCGTAAGTAAAGTATACTTCTTTATGATTTGAATAGCATAATACGTGTAAATTATGTTACGATCATCAATTATCCGGGACGGACGTAAGAATACCAACatagtttctttaaaattgttacGAAACTCTactcccatatttattttatatcatacATGACGCTGTGCTGCATGCTGAAAATGATTGGCaaccaatttttaattttaaccagTGTAGGGCAAGTATCATGTCCATGCCATGTCGTGCATGATCCCCCACGTGTCCATCTAATATCAGAtcaaatttcctcatgaaatgaACTGGGATCAAATCCCTATAGGACAGTGGAACACGCACGACACATACACATTCTAATCAGTAACAGGTATTTTAATAATTGAGAggatgagaatgagatagtccaaagccacacttttaacaaaaatggagTTTTGTGAGAGTTCATTTCTTATACAAATGGGGAAACtgatagtaaaatattataaaaagtaCTCAAATTATGTACGTAATCTGATATACCGCACATAACACCATTGGACTctaaaccagcggtgaccaaagcgggcgtcgagattacatcgtgtaatcacagacattcaaacgggtacgaggagtttcctgtacagtgttgtgtgtttcattcacgtactgaaggcgaGCAGTGGCGGtacatgtcgctctacaaactctgtctctacaagcagtaaggggtgtttcgtaaagaatgagaaggagaacttttttgttgttctgtcggacaaaatgtaataggcctatgtttattttgctcaacggttcaattaggagtatatagaaacattaattgccacgctgagtaatgtattactgctactgctactactactgaccactactactactgtttctgtaattcttctgtacgtgcaagaatattaatatttttagatcttctccatagaaggataaaattattaggttttatctcaattttaatattcttaatctttagatgaggttaACTatatattagttattcatttaataatgatattgtagaaaactgattcaatattatgtgccaacgaactgttaaacgccaggaattgacatgtcttaaatcatagccaggaagagaaagatgacataaataaatgtaggaAGGCAGCTACCTAatagggtttgaaatatctcgtgctctaaagccttttaatagaacagaatttctcaaaagagtaatgattaaaatagcttaattaACTTGTTCataaaaagattttaattttgaaaaactacgaaattCCCCACCAGGtaccgagagaagaatttagaaaattcctgattatattcaagaggaagattaaaaaagaagcaagaaaaatcgtatattattcactggctcttgatgacagcagtgacattactgatacagcaaagcttgagatttttatccgcgggaatAATCAAGATGTTAGTTCCGGAAAcatcactggttgtagttttcatgccaagtacctttcctccgtctccttactgcATAGggtgtctgtcgcatgtaataaCTGCAGCTCGAGTtctggtcaccgctgctctaaacCTTTAATTCTGTCTGTATGACTTAGGACTATattattctcaccccttcaattattCCACTCACAACACAGTGTGAACAAAAAATACAAACCGCCCTGTCAGTAGCCAGGCGTTACTAACTTATGACTTTTAAACAACccgcatgttcattgccgccctcacataagcccgccatcggtccctatcctgaggaagattaatccagtcgctaccatcatatcccacctcccttaaatccattttaatattatcctcccatcttcgaaAGAACTGCCCGACACTTTTTCCATATAGTTGGACTACTGGATACACCCGCTCATCTTGCACCCAACAAACCAATACGTATTATTTCACCTTAGTTTCTGTGGACAAATTTCGAAGCCtactaaaatgatattttcttttgcagttGGTGGCAAGCGACTTGAATGGGGCAGTTTTAGACCAAGTGCTGGACACTTGCAGTAAGAGAATCCTCGAAGTCCACGGAGACACGTTGGCCAAACTCTACCCTGTCACGAGGCCTCACGATCTTCTGCCGTTGATCAAGGTAAGGGAAAAAAGCGTTTCTGCCGATCCGGCAGGAGATTCAACGTACCGTCCTTCATTATTTCATCATTACACTGCACTCCACGAAACACTAAAAATGGTTGGTATAAATCAGAGCCATTTAATTGAACATTTGGAATTCAACCATTAGTAAGCTATAAAGCGCTACATTATAATGTGTGTGCCATGAGCTAAATGGATCCTATTCTCAGAGTCTTCTCTAAATCATACAATTAATTATGTTAAATATGTAGAAACATGTAATGACACCGTTAGGAGATAATGTATATAGAAACTAAGcggtgataataataaaaaaaacctatCACTATACAAATGAATAAGAAAAGAATTTAACAGCCAAGAGTGAATCGACGTCTGTGAAGACATAATATATTACAACGCCATATTGAAGCGCAGTCAGATATGGAGCCACAATGTAACTTGTGCCATTTATAGCTACTATCACTTCCCTAAGTTTGTAACAAGCTTGTAGTAACTGAGAAAAACTTAAGACCAACTAACAGTGATATATTTTTATGACTagcaaattattaatatatttttaaaaccaaaTCACTTTTGCTGTAGTTATAACGCATTACTATTATCTAACACTACTAAAAGTTTATTCCATATCTTTAACGTTGAATGACGCAGACTTTCACcaaacacatgtacagtattttgaGTTTTGAACTTAAACTCAAAATGTAACTATCGACTGATGCATGTTTGACCACGCTGGCTCAGCCGACACCAAAAATATTGATGTTTAATCACTTGttactgtgatatatatatatatatatatatatatatatatataattttatcaacagtaatctcactagacgttttgatttatctagagaaaatcaaaactcgagtgggatttaattgactattacacgattagaagaaagtatataaagattagaagtaacgaagtactccaatacaataaaatattgacttacgaaaatacaactgtcttcaaatatattattgtaccatctcaacattacaaatattacgctagatgcatgctagatggcaggagTGTCTTTATagagacactgtaatgattactattcaataaatcttaatattaaacaatctctgatacgtgactatccataatatcatataacagaagttctttttatcctctcagagcagaagctataacataacctaactaatatacacaagtgttagaaaagttttaattaacgacgatgacataaaaaataaacatgaataattttaaaatgaataattattgaatgtacaattttcaaatttgaatgtggttggtggttcaattgatgttatattggacgtgtgcgtaatagaagtggaactcgttgatttaggcctacatggtgtatttaacttattcagaatttccgaatgaataattttaaaaggaataattattgaatgtacaattttcaaatttgaatgtgattggtggttcaattgatgttatattggacgtgcgcGTAATAGAAgttgaactcgttgatttaggcctacatggtgtatttaacttattcaggatttccgaatggtgctcttcatttatttgtaaatcggatttcagaagatgcataggtatgatcagtgatttttattaattcttgttcttgaatgccaatgcgagtcatatttgaaactgctgtgcatcgactggagtggtttgtaattttatatatatatttttttttttgacgtccagaccagcgcagtttcaaatgttggcaaacaaagaaacaaatgctagggacgcgataaaattaaacaaatgctagggacgcgataaaattgtgcgataagcagccatgattggttgaaatacgtcctttcgtaccgttttattggtcaaaagtagcatgacgtagtaagagtgtaatagtcaaagtaaaaaacaaaatataaaacgaCAGAAGTGTTTTGAAATTTTACATGTTTTTGTGCCAAAACTGATCTACAGCGGAAGAAAATCAAGATGGTTTAATGTCTTCAAATTAATCCACAATTAGAAACTGAGTAATAATatcaaacataggcctacattaaaaaagCCATAACACGAAAACTAAAGGTCACATTCCAGTGTTCTTGACATACAGTACAATACAGTAGGCCTCAGATGTCTCGTAATTGTGACTATTTAAAAAGTATTCACGTAAAGTTTGCTAACAAAAATGTAAGAcaagcaaaattttatttgtaataagctAGTGGTCTAGACCTTTTGTTAGATACTGTACTAGGAACACACTATACATTCAGATATATTTGGCGCTGTATTTCCCTGCCTACATGGCTAGCTATTTATCCGTATTTCTTTTCATATCGTTTTAAGcgtagtaccagtagcagtaaatttattattattattattattgttattattattaacttattcagTACTTCAATTAATAACTACATGACCAAATAAAACTAACTCGGTAAACAAGGCAAATATATCAAATAAgtgaaaaaattattaaagaaacatagTAAGCTGCCACCCTcgcaaatgaaaaataaaacatagacctaataaagtgaaaaataaattgagtaataacaaaaaaatgaacTGATAGCAAATTGAtagaaatacaccgtgtcccgcttagagagatcgagaaataaagtgctcaccatttaaaatcagatgaagatattgttttcatTTACTTCTGACAAGAGGCAgtaactgtccaagtttataaACCAATGGTTTATACACTAACGTTTATTGTGGAAACAAGCCTGACGCCATTCAGTGGAACATTCCGTCACTAaaccattctccttcatcgaggtGACAATTAAAAGGAATGTGTATTaggacatgtgcagaacttttgttgttgatcaactccctcAGGATGGTTTTTCAGCAGTAAtaagaacccttgcctggccacctaggtcacccgacttgatgcccattgacctctttctgggactttatgacgaatgttgtaTACCAACGTAGTATAGttaacactttggaaaaactgagacaacgcattataaatgcagctgcgctaatcactccacaaatgttacgcaacacttggcagaaggttgagtaccttttggatgtcttcagggtagctcgaggcgcacacatcgagttgcactgaccattctccgaaactcggacaATTTTTACAGCAAGTTGCACAAAAAGTTACGTTATAAAGCCATTATTTAAgcctatactttaaattagcacttatttctcgatctctctaagcgggacacggtgtgtATGTACCGGAACAATAATAAGGAAAATAAGAAGttcgagtaaataaataattaataaattaataaacgaaaaccataaatacacattttaaaatggTTCAAAGCAACAGAGAAACTTCAGTTTAGTCTGAAATAAATTAAGGTTATGTAAATTATGAAGGCTGTTCAGTTAGAGGATTGAATATACATTTTTGAAGTAGTCTACCATAAAAAAAATCGCAAAGTTTATATAACATTTACTTATGTTTACAATACTAGGCAGAACGTTAATTTACCGTTATGAGAGCAATATTTTTTCACAACGGCAGGTTTAGAACACTGTATTAGTCTATGACCAAGATTACTATATGAATCCATAATCAAAATGTAccttgaaatttcaaaatttcccattACTAGGctcaatgaaataattaaatagtttttttatataaattatatttaaagtgatTCCATTATAAAGCATTACGTGTTTTCAATCTATCTCGTTTTTCAAATACTTCTGTGCATTAACTTCTATACTTCTTGTACGTAGATGAAACTACACCTGAACATGAGTTTGCTGATACGTGTGTTCCTGATTCTTTATATCATTTTACGTTATTCAGTATAAAATTTCAGTGCCTCATGTTTTGCAACACGCAAATGTGTACGCATGTACGAAGTAGTTCGacgattgtttttcttttttttttttcattcagaacaTTCATtgcttaataattacaattacaacagtctatagcagcggtgaccaaaactcgagctgcagtgattacatgtgacagacagcctatgaagtaaggagacggaggaaaggtactcggcatgaaaactacaaccaatggtggttcctgtactagcatcttgatcaatcccgcggataaaaatcacaagctttgctatatcagtaatgtcactgctgttatcaagagccagtgaataatataagatttttcttgcttctttttttaaccttcctcttgaatataatcaggaattttctaaattcttctctcgatagttggtcgagaaattcgtagttttttaaattaaaaacttcttatggacaagttatttaagctattttaatcattagacttttgagaaattctgctcCATTAAAAGGCTTCAGagtcgagatatttcaaacacccattaggtagctgacttccttacattcatTTTTCTCATCTTTCTTTTCCTGGGTATGATTTGAGACATGTtcattcctggcgtttaacagttcgttggcatataatattgagtcagttttctacaatatcattattaaatgaataactaataaataattaccctCACCTAAAGATTatgaagattaaaactgagataaaacctaataattttatccttctagggagaagatttaaaaatatcaatattcatgcacgtacagaataaTTACAGAAAcatatacttagtggtcagtaatgataataataacaatataaataataatacattattcagcgtgacaattttttttatattcctaattgaaccgttgagcaaagtaaacatattacattttgttcgacagaacaacaaaaatttctcacgaaaccacctcttactgcttgtagagacagtgtTTGTAgggcgacatgataccgccactgcttgccttcagtacgtgaatgaaacacacaccaatgtacaggaaactcctcgtacccgtttgaatgtctgtgattatacTTTACTCTATCCATTGCATTGCTCCGGCTTACAAAACTTCTTGTCTTATTACAGGATAAAATCTTACAGCCATCCTTTCTTAGCTACAAAGAACTTCTAATGCTGAACGTACAGGAAGTAACTTCTCGACTTACTGCGTCCTCATCTACAACGGACCCGACGTACTTCCGGTCGTTGATGGAACATTTGCAGTCTCCGTCCTGCACCCTCGCCGATTTCCGGAGGATACACATGTATTTCATGGTGCGTAAAATGTGGACTTTATAAACCAGATACCTTATATCATTCAATTAAAGCTAAGAACATTGAATAACTGATTACATGTTCCTTACAAGCAAAGCTGCAggtaaagataaaaattataatatgcaataaatataggcctattccaaaatgtttaagaacaaaatatttcTGTCTGTGTATGTATCTGTAGCTGCAATTTTCCTCAATTGGTTTAGCTAATCTAATAAAAGAATCTTGAAAAGTGATACACAGAGCGATGCTATGAAATAAATCTTACACACAAATAATATTTCTGACCATATAATTATTCTTATCATTTGCTCGGAAACGATCACATTTCTATGGTGAATGCACTGGTATGAGAATAACAAAAGGAAGCACCTagtccaggcctgcagaactcgcaaagtagaggaactatgacgtcagcctcactccacttccgctccgagaatgaatgttgatgcagccgagcgcaactagaacgccgtgacggcacaggtagaaaaggtgggtggggtaaaagagggaggaggaaagcagtcgctctcaagatctacagttctgcaggcctgacttAGTCAAAGCCTGTTTCATAGTTGCTTTTCACCGTAAGTCTTCCAGAGTGTGACTGGAATGATACTTCGGATGTATGTTCAGATTCCCTCGGTAATTATTCGAGCTAAGTCATTTGGGGttttaatatctttttatttctattacagAGTCCTCAGCTGGACCCCTGTATACGAGAACTGTGGAGGATCTGGAGTCATGAGCAAATAGCGGCCAAAGTTTTTCCAGTCTGCAGTGCAGGCAGTCGATTAGGTTAGCATCTTCGATGACCTGAGCTTTGAATGCTGTGAACTTgctattgttttatttataaaatgctccgagataatcaaaatagtttaAAGATTTCTAACGATAGAAATCTTTCTCTGGTTTGTTGATTACATAATCATATCACTCAAATGACATGCACATTAACAGAACCACctacaaattttcaaatctttaattttatttaatattatagttcTGAAATTCCAACGGCCTAGTACAGGCTTGAGTCcgcgaaaataaaatacaaagacaAACTTAAAAATCGCTCAAATGCGTACGAacattattgtataatttataagAATGGATAAGCCTGTGTTTCTCTGTAGTATACTAAAAGTTTTACTATGTTCATCGCAGTCAATGCAATTGTACTCACTAATAAAATGCCAATCAGTAATAGGAAGCACCCACTTAGGAGTTTAGTTCTAATGTAGCATAGTAGAAGACCCTTATCCTGAGCTTTCCAtatttgaggggctcacaaccagagtggaccaagtccaccagtgatcagtttgtggattaatagaatctcggatgaagaaaacttagatttattcattgccataacaaataaagtccataactcatttgttactccacagagggcagcatttcctatggaaggtgaaggttgctaagcgtgagccaggaactttaagactcaatatctcagaactattccagatggacttggtccactctggttgtgaactccTCATTTATTAAGTTCTAAACGTATAATATATTTTCAGGGTCACTACTCTACACTACGTCTGCTCAAGGCGATATGTGTGTGATGAACCAAAGCAGCAGTTCAACGTTAGCGTTGCTGGGTCATGTTACCCACGTGCCCGTCAAGGAAGGTCTACACAGCGTCATCAAGTGCCTCAAGAACCAAGATTTGGCCCTCTCACCACGTGAGTCATATTCTCATATACTTCATAATATGCGTATATGCacacatatttatttttgtaacgaACATGCTGTTTCTATAGTTTCATATCACCCAATTTAATACTATTACGGACTATGACGAAAAAAATGGATGcgtgaaaattaattacatttaattagtaACACAATCTCGTAAATAAGAGTAAATTCATATACAGAGCGATCGAAAAGTcgtgcacattaaaattataatgtCTATATTGAGTAatgcagttggaaagtgctatcggctaccgctagatagcatcatggatattaacagcaacaaacctaaacgtcattgtgatgtgtatgtatacactgacgcttgtagtagtcctttgtttattgctcaGCAACGAGTTTTCATTGTTAAACGttatttttccagtcgttcttaTGCACGTGTTCGTAGGAATTATCCGCATGTGGCAGTGCCTAACAATTCGACCGGTGTTGTGTACATAAACATCATTACACAATTTATTGCGCTTCTTGACATTGATGAAcgtgattgttggttccagcaggacagtgccACATATCACGcatctaatgaaaccatgcagtttttgTGCTAGTTTTCAGGTGAGCGTATCTCAAGGATCATGGCCCCCACATTCCCCCGATTTGACGTCcccagatttcttcctgtggggttaaCTTAAAGGAAGGATATACAAAAACAGGCCGCACACTCTGGAGGAACTAAAGATGAACATAACAACGGAGATTAACATCAGTGTACTCGTGCTCAAAAAGTAGCCGTAAACAtagtaaaaaaaagttcgtacatgcattactaaacggggctgccattttcagcatatattgtaaaaattgatGCAACTCATGTGAAAATtgatgtaagtaaacgtaataaattcatctttataaatatatgtgaacgtattgttaagatgtgcgcgacttttggatcactctgtagaatatgaaaaaatctGGCTTAGATGTACCATAGGTGCTGCAGACGCTATTTTTATTCGAGTAGTATTTGTAtcgatattataataattactggtTTGTCAGTGCTGTCTATAGTAATTTCAAATCACCAGAACTACAGTCGATTGCCATATCACTTAATCTAACAGGTAGGCTAAGTCTCAAGTACAGTAACAGCTCCGAACTCCTTGATAGGTAGATCGACAACTGCGTGACAGCTAGCCTGTCTGTGATAAGGTTGGAGGATATAACGCGAGAATAGCTATCCTTTGTACCTGGAATACTCCCTTTCGCGTTGGCAGCAATGGTATATCGATAATAGTTATATCGATATGAAtgctaaaaaaatgaaaatagtagtGGAAGCACCTGTAATACATCTGTTCATAAAATACATTCAGTACTTTAGGAAAAATCTATGTACACAGCCAGATAAAGAGAAAAATAGCATAtccaataacatttttttttcggtagaggaatgctgaaaatgtgtatttccgTTACTACCGAAAATAATACtttcaataacaaaatacagGGACCTTAAAATATAAGGCTTCCGTAGCACGAGATCTTGCTCCCGGGCGATAGATCAAGCATCAGCCGGTAAAATCCTGCCTACAACGGTGGAAGAagaaatggattatgaaaccTATCTTACAGTAGACCCCTGACCATATTGTCCTTCCTCTCGTATATAAGCTTGACATCGCTagaatatgtactgtatgttgtCACTCACCCGTCCAATCTCATCAACTGAAATTCTTCTTATTTCATGCTCAGCATTAGCCTGGAATTCTTCTAGTGTTTGAGGATTCATGCGAAAACTACCCCATAACTACAGAAATTAAGAATggagaaatgaaggaaaaatgaaaaaaacaaaagtagaaacaaaaaataagaaatgtaggaaaaaagataaattaaaaataaaagatgaAGTAAAGAAATCAggaaatgtagaaagaaagaaaaaatgaaaagaggaaagaagaaatagagcaatCAAGAAACGGAGAAAGAACACACCAAATAACAAAAGATTAAATACAAGAAGCAAAAACGGGAGGAAGAAGACTAACACTAAAGAGAGGAAACAGAGAAATCAGGAAATGTTGAAGGAAATCGAAAatcgaagaagaaaagaagaaataaaggaagaaccgaaaatgaaaaaagaaatagaaaattcaataaatgatgaaagaagagaaaaatgaaaatagttgAGAGGGAATAGAGCAGTCAAGAATCTAGAAAGAAAGGTAACCCCAACAAAGAAAAGAATAAgtagagaaatcaagaaatggcGCAATAAAGGAtcatgaaaaagaaaagaataaatggggaaatcaagaaatgagaaagaacGGCGACATGACCAAGAAAAGAGAgtaatgaaaaaatgaagaaagaaaggaagcgccaaaaaaagaagagaatatatAGAGGAATGGAGAAAGGAAAGAATAGTAAAATAAAGATATGGAGAAAGCACTCACGGGGAGTGGAGTAGAAAAGAACACGTAACGCGACTATACCGGCCAGTGCGATTCCCCAGAACGCATATGCCGTACGGCAGCTATATATTATAACGACTCTGTATTATTTCGAAAATATATCATAGGCCCTATTGATAAATAAACCATTTTATagcatgtaataactatgtaagcatttctcaaattatttatattcacaaATCAATTCCAAGTAAAGAGAATTATCATCCCTGGCTGGGATAATTAGCGAATGAGAAGTGAACATACTTTTAGTACTGAGAGGAAAACCATATTCCCATTTGCAAATCTTACCCAGTTTAATAGAATGCTgtgttcacaatatttttttgTTCAGATAATACTATGCAACAAGTttctaaaatatgctacaaagatTGCCACTAATTACATCATCTCTAGAGTATCATTGCTTTTTATTACAGCTTCTTCACCAGAAGACAAGCCACTTCGCTCCAGATCGTGCTGCGCCTGCGCGGTGTGTCGTGGAGAATCAAGTCATTGTCGATCAAGACGCCACGATAAATTGACTTCTGTCGGTGCGGAACCTTTTCAATTACTTATTCTATACtagctaataccacagtctagtatatacagtcacgaagcttgagttgtgaggatgctaggaacaatagactgtgccggtactatttcgcattttctgtaatgaggcgatattagcgatcctagtggttagcaactatctatggatgcatgtttgctacgtattgagcttcgtcactgtatatactagactgttctAATACTGTCGTTAAGAATTCAATGCATAGGAACAAGCCAATTTGTActatagataattaaaatgtactattttaatgTAGGATCAAGGAGGTAGTGTAGGGCCtactatattttcattttatgagaAACTTAATGAAAGTGGTGAAATCACATTTAGCAGCTTATTAAACACATACACACATCcaagtagtaattaatatgtgAATATTTCATGAATATTGTTTACGTGTTACTACGAAACACACGAGAAATTATAACCT
This region includes:
- the LOC138705605 gene encoding uncharacterized protein; the encoded protein is MLAYFKQLDQSARTYSKCKLQAIKSFSIRDGRQHITLAFPFMEDLVKRFAEPPGPSISHDGPIKGGRFMWITPALLFDRCPEVIHGFETLVTLVPTTLRTSHPVGLLTVNQKGTVEGVRRHLESLVSLLAANRTVHTLWHIPLVASDLNGAVLDQVLDTCSKRILEVHGDTLAKLYPVTRPHDLLPLIKDKILQPSFLSYKELLMLNVQEVTSRLTASSSTTDPTYFRSLMEHLQSPSCTLADFRRIHMYFMSPQLDPCIRELWRIWSHEQIAAKVFPVCSAGSRLGSLLYTTSAQGDMCVMNQSSSSTLALLGHVTHVPVKEGLHSVIKCLKNQDLALSPPSSPEDKPLRSRSCCACAVCRGESSHCRSRRHDKLTSVGSVGQESAFHRPLASSPSQRYSLRAPPLCSSSRYRRPEGPQQGLHTPVPVVLNYYSSPSSMVTPTPPMCYRWRMFADN